The following DNA comes from Pirellulales bacterium.
GCGTGCGGGCCAATTCCAAACAGATCAACCTGGTTTTGCAGTACCAATCTAAAATTCCCGCCCGGATTACAACCGATCCCATGCGTTTGCGGCAAATTCTAGTCAATTTGGTGGGTAATGCCATTAAATTCACCAACCAAGGAAGTGTCACCTTGTCCGTGCGATTGTTGGACCAGATTCCTCCCGCCCTACAGTTTGATGTCGTGGATACCGGCATCGGCATGAGTATGGAGCAGCAAGCGGAAGTCTTTAAACCTTTTTCGCAGGGGGATACATCCGTAACGCGCCGCTTTGGAGGCACGGGACTGGGGTTATGTATCAGCAAACGGCTGGCCCAATGCCTGCAGGGAGACATCACCATCGTGGAATCCGAGCCGGGAAAAGGGACGCGTTTTCGGGCTATCATTGGCACCGGTCCATTAGAACAGACATGGTTGATATGGCCGCCCCATGCGAATGAAGAATTAGAGACGGATAATGTCTTTATACCCGCCAAGGAAGCCGACTTGCCCCTGGCGAATCGCTTTATTTTGTTAGCGGAGGACGGCCCCGACAATCAACGGTTGATTTCGTTTTTGTTACGCAAAGCGGGAGCCACGGTCACGGTGGTGGAAAACGGGGAAATGGCCGTACAGTCGGCCTTGGAAGCGCGTGACAGAGGCACACCCTACGATGTAATTCTAATGGATATGCAGATGCCCCTGCTGGATGGCTACGGAGCGGCGGCCCTGCTGCGGGCCAAGGAATATACTGGCAAAATTATCGCCTTAACCGCTCATGCCATGGCCGGCGACCGCGAAAAATGCTTGGCGGCCGGCTGCGATAGTTACACCACTAAGCCTGTTAATCGCGAACGACTTATTTCGGAAATTATGTCGCAGCTATCCCTTCAACCCGATTCCGCCAGTTGGGACGCGGCCAACCCATCCCTCGCGCACTAAGGCCGCGGGCCGACCGCCGCCTGGCGAATCGCTTTTTGCAATTGTCGCCGCCAACGGCTGCCGACCATTCCACAGGCATACGCTAAAAAAAGGGTGAGGACCACCATTCCGCCACACCAAGGAAGCGCGGAACCTCGAATCTCCGTCAAATCCCAAAAGAGCTGCTTCTCGGCGGGAGTCACCAGGCAAACGGCAAAGATCGCTCCATACGCGGTCGCCAAGATGGCATAAGCGACCATCGAGATTCTCAGAGTCGTCCAGTCGGGAATAGTCAACTGCCAAATGGCCAACCCCAACTGCCACAAACCCACCAACATCACAACCCGGGCATACTGCGGGGCAAACCCGCTGCCGGTATGAACCAAGCCCGGTAATAGTGACAACAACCCCAGGCTGCACATTCCCGCGACGAGCCACAGAACGGCACGTTCTTGGCGGGGCGTGGTGAACGCTCCGCCGGAATGAAACGGCGCAAGTTTGGGGGAATTAGCCATGATGTGTCTCATACAGGCGCGTCGGATATTGGCAGGCTAAAACAATTTTTTCGGGTGTTCTTTGGGAACGGCGTTCTAACTGGCCAGACCAGCAAGTTCCAACACGCGAGCTTGGGTTGTTTTCGCCGCTGCCAAGTGTTAGTCTGCATGCACGACTTCGCGCGGTCAAGCTGGCCCCGTCGCCCGACCCGACGTCAATTTCGCTGGATTTCGGCCAAATTTCCGGGTTTTTACCGGGGATGCCTAACGACCGGATATTGCCTCATCATTTTCTCACAATTTATGGCTAAAATCCACATTTTGCCGCTAACCCTGTTGTAAAGATATGCCATATCCGTTGAACACAATACATCGGCTGACACGGTTGATGCTGGCTTCGCTGGGATTTTGCCTGCTGGCCGGTTGCTCTCCCTCCCCGCCCGTTGGAACCGGGACCGCCCCTACCCAGTCCACCCCCGCGACCACCGCCGAACATGCGTCCCAATTGGAAGAACTTGCTCCCTATAAAAAAGGGACCGAAGAACTGTCCGGCGATTTTATTAGCAAAGGCTCGGACAGCATGTCCCAATTGATGGGATTTTGGACGGAAGAATTTCGCAAAATCCATCCTGGCATTCGAGTTCAATTGGAACACAAGGGGTCCAGCGACACGCCCAAGGCCCTCGCGCTCAATCAGGCGACCTTTGGTTCGATGAGCCGCGATTGGAAGCCAGAGGAAATCACCGCTTTTGAAAAAGCGCATGGCTATCAGCCCACCACCATCAAGACCAGCATTGATATGCTGTCGGTCTTTGTGCATCCCGATAATCCCCTGACCGGCCTAAGCCTGCCCGAACTGGACGCCATTTTTTCCAGCGAACGCAAAGGTGGCTTTCCCACCGATGTGAAGACCTGGGGCGATCTGGGCGTCACCGGCGAATACGCCGACAAACCGATTAAGCTGTATTCCCGGGATTCGGCGTCGGGAACGTATTTGTTTTTTAAGGAACGGGCCTTGTTTAACGGCACGTACAAGTCCTCCACCAACGAAAACGTGGGGAGCGCCGCCGTCATTCAGTCCGTGGCGGAGGACCGCTATGGGATCGGGTATTGCGGCGTGGGCTACACCCAAAACGCCGCGGTCAAGGTGCTGCCGCTGAGCATGGAACCAGGGGGCAAAAAAATCCCCCCGAACGTGGATCACGCCTATGACAATTCCTACCCCCTCTGCCGATTTTTGTATCTCAGCATCAACCAAGAACCGGGCAAGCCCGTGGTTCCGCTCAAACGCGAGTTTTTAAAGTTTGTTTTATCCCGCGATGGCCAAGCACTGGTGGGGAAGGAAGGCTACATCCCCCTCAATGCCGACCAGGTCCAGGAAGAACTCACGAAGCTGCAACTCCCTTAATTTGATCTTATCCGGGTTTGCCGGGACTGTCCGCGTGTTGGACATGAGTCACTCGCCGCC
Coding sequences within:
- a CDS encoding phosphate ABC transporter substrate-binding protein yields the protein MPYPLNTIHRLTRLMLASLGFCLLAGCSPSPPVGTGTAPTQSTPATTAEHASQLEELAPYKKGTEELSGDFISKGSDSMSQLMGFWTEEFRKIHPGIRVQLEHKGSSDTPKALALNQATFGSMSRDWKPEEITAFEKAHGYQPTTIKTSIDMLSVFVHPDNPLTGLSLPELDAIFSSERKGGFPTDVKTWGDLGVTGEYADKPIKLYSRDSASGTYLFFKERALFNGTYKSSTNENVGSAAVIQSVAEDRYGIGYCGVGYTQNAAVKVLPLSMEPGGKKIPPNVDHAYDNSYPLCRFLYLSINQEPGKPVVPLKREFLKFVLSRDGQALVGKEGYIPLNADQVQEELTKLQLP